Within Sorghum bicolor cultivar BTx623 chromosome 2, Sorghum_bicolor_NCBIv3, whole genome shotgun sequence, the genomic segment CTAAAATACATGCCTCCGAAATTAttgtttgtttggctgataaagcatgacagaaagtattgttggctgatttgttgtgagagaaaaacattgttgaatgactGGCAGATTCGggtgataagctcaagcgaacattgATGAAAGTTGCTGGTCCTTCTGCAAGAGACTCCATAGAGGTCTGGTACAGATGTGGACTGTGGGTTTGGGGCAGCACTCCACGCTTATCTAGATATTTGATCACTCAACTATCTGCGGTGTATTAATAAGGCACATGGAAGTAAGTTCTTGGCATagctagtactccctccattccaaattgtaagtcattccaagaatcttgtagagtcaaacttttctaattttgaccaaatttatatgataaaataattattattatgataccaactaagtatcattagattcttccttaattatattttcataatatattcactttacgttacaaatcttagtatttttctttataagtttagtcaaacatgaaaatgttttgactctccaagattcttggaatgacttataatttggaataatggagggagtacaacttATCTTGATGATCTTGGAAGTAAGTTTGTTGTGTGGCATGTTTCCTCGATCGTTCCAAGCTTATTAATTATTAGAAGAAGAGCAACAGCAGCACACCAGCATTAGTAGCCGCTCCAAACTGCAATCAACGCAAACATAGATGACTGAACCTCCCTGAACCAACCAGTAATATAATGTAGCTAGACACAAGAATATACAGGATATACACTAGCTAGAAGTGTTAACAGTTCACTGCTTGTTTAGTTACCACGTTCTGAGATCAATACCAAGCGCCATGGTAGGTCGTCGAGGCGCCATCAGTTCTTGGTGAATCTTGTTCACGGACAGCGTAGAATAATGTAGCATCCAATCCGAGTCCGAGCGCACCACCCGTAGCAGCGGCGACGAACCGCCGTGTGGAGAGAAAGGCGGCGAGGGCGACGGGGACGGTGTGAAGTCGTACCTCTCGAGTCCCGGCCCGAAGCTGACCGgcagcggcgacggcggcgtcgGTGGAGAGGACGACGAAGCTGAGGCCACGCTGCTGCTCATGGGTCTTCTCGGATCTCGATCTTGCCACGTACGCCGGCCGGCCACAACGTCGCCGCCGTCGGCCGTTCGCTAAAATGCGACTGTGGTATGAGCTAGCTTAGATGTGATGAGGAGAGCAATGGAGAGGTGGTCGTTGTATTCGCCAGTACTATGATCGTGGAGTGGCTATTTGTGCTTGGCAGGTTTTTAGGGCCAACTACGAGTCAAGATCGCTGGTGCTTGCTGTTGCGCACGTGAACAGCAAACTTTCTGATGGCCCATCCTGGCAAAATTTTGGTTTCTTGGGCAGAAGCTAGTGACTTCATGTGGCAATGTGCAGTTTGTTCCGAAGAGTAGATCCATCTGTCGGTCAGACTCGGACAAGTATATGTTCCCCACCGCTGCAGCCTGCTGATCCAAGTGTCGAGAGGTTCAGATAGGTCATTAGACACTTAGGCAGCAGATAGTTCATGTTTCAGTACAAGCAAAATCGGTGCTTATTGgagaggtatatatatatactcatccATATGACCATATATATCTTAAATATACGATCTCCTCTTTGATAATAGGTTAGGTACGGCTGGTGGTACGGTAATCTTAGCGAGCGAGGTGTGAATCTTGCTTGGCGTATGAAGTGAAGAGGTTTGGTTGGAAGTTGGAAGCACCGGCAGTGACTACAGGCACAAATGGTACGGCACCAAACATGCTAGTAGATGCATTTCTCAAAATACtacttactccctccatcccaaaaatAAATCTCCATCTCATACAAGAAGTCAACCAATCTAAACTCTAACCAAATAtacattaaaaatattaatatttaatatACCATATAAGCATCATTGGTCACATCACATTTCCATAATAAACATATtcgaagatataaatattgatatttttttcTACACATTTAGTTCAACATGAAATCGACTGACTCCTTCAAACGTGAGATGAAGACTTATTTTGAGATAGAGAGAGTAGACAGGTAGCTGGTAGCGCACAGACAGTGTGCTAGACACTGCACAAGTACACAGTATGCAGTACGTAGCAACAAATCAATAATATACACACTATACATACGGTATACACCACGGCACATGTGCACACGTTGGCACTCGAGAAAACCAAGCAGCCGCGTAACGTAGTACCAGTtgcatacacacacacacacacacacatcctTGGTCGATGTGAATATGCTATGCGTCACGCGTAGTCGTGCAGGTAGTACTTGTGGGAAGAGCCGAAGCAGCCGAGCAGCGGGTCGGCGCGGGGCCTCCAGCCGCGCCACGCCCAGGCGAGCCCGGCGCCCACCCACCAGCGCGCGCGCCCGGCCGCCCTCGCCACGGCCCCGCCGACCTCGCGCAGCCTCCGCGCGAGGCGCGCGCCCAGCCACTCCGCCGGGCCCTCCTGCCGCCGCTCCACCGAGAACTGGTAGCTCTGCAGGAAcagcgcccgccgccgccgctgccgctgccgatcCACCGCGCCCAGCGGCGCGTACCCCGCGGGCGGCTCCGGCATCGCGTGCGTGAGGAGAGTGCCGTGTGGTGCGGTTGCACTGCACGGTTTGGAGGACCACGCGGGTGACGGCGGCTATATGCTGCTGGGTCGggtcggggggggggggggggggggggtggtgtGAATTGTGATAGGACTAGTGGTTGAACCAGAAACGGTAAACAAGGGGTTGTTTGGTGCCGATGGGTGCACCCGGCGCGCACCAACCCGACCCCAGGATATTAGTCGCGTCGCGTCGCGTCCCTTTTTTGCCGAAGGAATTGTTGCGTTTGGTCAGCGTCGGTAGCGACGTTTCCCTCCTCCAGGCTCGGCAACCTGCGAACATTTGCTTCGTAGACACGTGGCAGTGTgggctagtagtagtagtagctccAATAGCAGAGCGCGATCCTAAACTGATGATTATATACCTGACCAAAGTGAAGTAGCAAGTTGAAAAAGATGCAACCAAATTACATCCGAGACTCTCGACCGCTCTGAACTGAACTCGCAGCACGGCAGCAGTACTGCCGATAGCTACATATAGGTAACTGAGTTACCCATAAACTGAATCTAAGATACAGCAACGATGCAGCCTCACCGATGAACCATGGTAGTTGTTCTGCTAATGCAGCTTGATGGCTCTCACTACTGTTCAAGCATGCTTGCTTGTTGTGCGGTTCGTGATTGCTGCTAATATACATAGCGTTGGTTAACATCTAGTCAAGTAATAAGCTGTGCAAAAGTGAACGGCATCCTAAAATGACACCACCAAGGTAGGCTACATATCTAGAGGTAATACATTTAGAACCTGAGTACCTGACAGACGGGAGATTTCATCTGAAGCCCTGAAATTCCAACCATTTTAACCCTTAAACTAGCAAAGAGATACAAACAAAATCCAACAGATAAACATCTGTTACCATCCGAGTTTCTGAACTGAAGTACGTTGCAGGTGAGCTGAGCCTATAGATCACCGAGTTAACGATAAAACTGAAGCTGAACTGAGCCTATAGGTAGATAACTGAGTTAACGATAACTACACTTGCACAGCAACATCACCAAAACAAGGGATCTCCATTCCTAACCACCACGTGCACCAAAATATTCCAGTGCCAGTAaagcttagctgccactgctcCCAGACTTCCCATCGCCCCACTGGCCTTGGCCGGCCAGATGCGCTTTCATCTTGAGGTCTCTCGCCACCTGCTGGAGCTGCTGCGCCTGCAGCGAGTgcagttgctgctgctgttgctgcgccTGAATCGAATGCAgttgctggtgctggtgctggtgctgagAATGTTGCGACTGCTGCTGAGGCTGGGAGTGGAGCTGGAGCTGCTGCAGCTGGTGCGTTGCCAGCATGGATTGCATCGCTTGGTTGTTGTGGAACATCTGCTGGTTGCCTCCAAACGAGCGTGGCATGGCACCAAAGTTCATCATCCCTCCACCACCATTGGCCACCTGTCCTGTTGCCACCTTCAGCCGCTGGACCTCTGCTTTCAGTGTGTCATTCAAAGCTGCACCAAGAACAGCAAacactagtgaactatgctCATAAGTCATAATATATTTCGCACGCACACAGGTTCTGGCATCATGCATAGGAAAAGTAGTAGTGTGCAAAAAAAATGACTGTTACTGCAGTAGACCTAATAACTAAAATGTTGGACAAGGTAAAATCCATCAATCATAAGGGTCGGATGAATTTTACCATCTTGTAAGTGGACTTGCTGTTCCATGGTCTGCAGGCGAACCTTCAGCTCACTATTCTCAGTTGTTAGTCCAGTGGTGTCTCTCTGACATATCGACACAAGTAGAATAACAGTTAGTAGAAAAGAGCAAGGCAAATGAGCAGAATAACTGTTATTGATCGCATGAGCATAGTGAAGCATCTAGGTGTGATCCACAAGTATTTTGTATATTAATTGGTAGCTCCAGAAAGGAATGATGCTCCATAGAAATGAGAAATTGCTAAAGTTGGGACCTCATTTCACTAAGCTTTAGATGTCAAAACTTTTGTAATACGGCATACTTTTCTTTACACAGCATAGATCTGGCCAATCATTAAGATAATATGACAACGAATAAAAAGATCACTTGTGTGACATAAGAAACTAGTATAAAGTATACCCTCTCTAACAATATTTTTTCGGAACATTATATCCATCTAGGGAACACCAAACACCTCCAATTACTTAGATAACTATGTGAACGGTATAAAGACCTAACAAGGGATAAAGGCTGTCTCACTCATAACAAGGAGGAAAGTAATGCCCACAAAACCATCAAGCCATTCCAAAACTAGCATGGCATTATGGCCTACTTTGATTAAAAGATTCAAAACCACAGGGATATGAGATATCGCAACTTAGAAAATCATCCTTCCAAGATATATCTCATCACATGTGGCTCTACTGTAGTAAACCACATGAATGGTGTTTTGTGCATGCAAGGACATGTCTCGATGCCACTTGTGTTTGTACAATTGTACAGATATTACATCTTTCATTGATGGAACATCATTTGGTTCCATAAAGAAAGCAAATATACTCAATACTATTTTATATTTAAAAAATGGCAACATCTGGGAAGAACCATGATACAGTCTATTGGACAGATCAAATGGTTCTTAACATATAGTTCTACTTTAGCAGTCTTTTAACAGAACAGAGAGCTGGTTTACACCCAAAAAGAAACTGGCAGCTGGTATGACATAAATATGGAAGGATTCAAGGATCAAACCCCTGATCTCTCCAAAACTCCCAAGTTACCACCCAAAAAAACTAGCTATGgttatgagttatgacaatgaAAAAGCTATAACTTCACCTTGGATTAAAATTAAATAGCATTTAAGCATTTTGCAATCGAAGACTATGCCTAACGCccaagctctgcttatcatgcATATGGCAAGGCAATAAATAGTATGGATTGAAAGTCATCAATGTGGACTACAGTAGATCCCTAAAAACACATGTTGAAGAGAGCAGGAAGTGCAGAACACAGGTCCTGGGTTCCCGTGCATGCAGCAGCAGGGAGCCAGGAGCCGGGCTGCGTTGTATGGAATTATATTAAGGCGTCTAACATAATTTGAACCGCACATAAACTACTCAACTGCAGGCCCGAGCAGACTGAGTTCCAGCGACTCGTGGCCAGTTTCGTTTCTTGAATCATGCTTCTTCAGTATACATTAATTGTCTATCAGTTCCTAAACCTTGATGATCtcaggaagaaccccagcagccaGTTCAAGACTAACTTCAAAAGCAGAAAAATCCATAAGGGAGCCCCAGAGAAATAGTGTCTACCTGCAGCAATGCTAGCTGAGCCGACAATGTTGTGGCTTCTGTTTGCAAGGTTTGCACCTTGCGCTCAAGTTCAGCAATATATCGCATCTTCCTTTCCTTCGATCTTGCAGCAGATTGTCTATTAGCCCAAATCCTGTTAAATGATACAGATATCAGTATAAGCATGATTATTCACAGCATAAAATTCAATTTATCTTGAAGGATGATCATTCTGAAAGGAGGCAATGGAAGGACTCTAAAACTGAGGGAACAAAGCGCATTTGCACTCTTTGATTGTTTGGCCGTCTGAATGTGATATTTCTTATTCATCTTGCCTGCCCATGACCTATCTTTCTTGTAATATGACCAATATTTCTTATAACCTGCCCACTCTATGAAGCAAACCTTGATTGCTTATACCATTTCCATTCATTCAAAGTTCCAAACTAGTAATTTTCCCTTAGCAAAATATCTCAGAGAAAGATTTCCAGATGCAATTGTCTGATGTGAAATGACCAACAGATAATGTAGTCATTCAAAGTAAGACTGGCCAACCGAACTGATTTGTATGTAAAAGGACTATATGTAGAAGAAATTTCACAAGAACAAACATGAAGCTCTGGGAATCAGACATTTTCACCCTCAATACTACTTGTGCAAAGCATCCCTCAATACAGTCTTTGGCTCTTTGAACCTAAGAATCAGATTCTTAGTTGAAGTTCACTATGTAATTCTGCTTCAGTCTCAACTACCATCTTACTGATCCACCTTGCCTCTCACGCAACCTGTTCTGTAaaaatgttcaataaataatgcACTAACCTCCCTTTAGCTACGAATATAGcaatttctcaaaaaaaaaaaagctaagaATATAGCAAAGGCAGATTTACTGATGCAATCATTTGATATGAAAATGATCAACAAATAATGCAGCCAATTCCAAATCATCATCGCCAAATCTGTTCTAAAAATAAACCTGGCCAACTGAACCAAGTACCCAAAAGAAAATGCATAATAGATGAAATTTCACAAGAACAAACATACAATCTGTGAGAAAACAGACCTTTTAGCCCTCTTTGGGTCAACAAGAGCAAGCTCAGCAAGTTTTGCCGCAGACACTGCTTTCTTGGCCTCTGCAGACGACATGCCTTCCATCCCCGGCGCCCCCACCAGCTGTTCCGCCTTGATCGACATGGACTCATCCATGGACTGGCTATGCTGATGCCTTGGCCTGGGCGCGTGGCCCAGCTCAGCCCCCTCACCGCCGCCACCCGCGGCGGACGAGGACTCAGcctcggcctccgacgacgcccCGCACGATGAGTTCAGCTTGTCCACATCAAGGAACATGGAGAAGAGCTCCTCGTCGTTCTCGTCCGACAGCGATGGTCCGTCGCCGCCTCCGGGAGCGCTGAGGTCGAGGTCGTCGGGGAGGCCCAGGATCTCGGAGTGCGCACGCCGGTGGCCGGTGCTCCGGGTTGGGAAGTCCGGCATGCGGCTGATGTCGTACTCCGGTGGTGGGGTTGACGACGAGGGCGGCGCCCCGGCACGGCGCGTGGACTGCGGCGGCAAGCCGTCGCTGGGGCCGCCATCTCCCGGCATCGGAGCCTTGTCCTTGTTCATCTTCTTAGCTACGAACCTACGACCCAAGATTCGGGTGAAGACTGCGCCGCAAAAGAATTTCGGGGCGGAATTGCTAAGCGGCGCAAGAACAGAAATTGGAGAGCTTGAGGATTCTCGGCCAAGAATAAGATCTACGCTGGGCTGCAACCGAGCAGAAGCGAGAGGAAATGACGAGAGGATTGGAGACGGAAGGGCTGTCTGTGTCGTCTGTCTGTCACTTTATCCCTTGGGCATTTTTCGGGTGAATGCAACAAGCGAAAAAATTCTACACTTGAAAGTACGTTGTGCAGTTTGCTCGTTTTTACTCTAGTCCCTCCGTCAGTGGTAGTTTGCGCTTCTAAAATATAactaaatatagtaaaaaatattaatatttatagtacataatcaGTATCATTGGAAAATCTTTAaattagttttttaacaaatttatttaaaaatataaataccatATGTATTTTCTGTAAATCGAGTTAAACTTGTGGCATAAAAACCGAAAACGACACTTTTTTTTGAATGAGGTGAGTAGTTGTCTATGTAAAAACTTTGATGTAGGTTTAGTAGACGAGATTTGATTGTATTAGATAACGCAGGTTTGCACACACCTAATCGTTAGATAATGCAGTTTTACACGACCCTTAACCTAGGTTTACACAAGTCGACgcgtatataaaaataaaatgtttTCATCTCTCAAACTTCTATTAGAAATATAATACCTCAACTAGAACATGAAGATGATTGTAAGTTTGCGACCTTTGTCATCAGGAGCCAAAGACGATGGACCATCTGCTTGTTGCCTGCGTTTATACGCATGAGATCTAGGCCAGGCTTCGTGCTACCTTGGCCATCTAACAATTGGTGCTGGTGGAGTTTGTTGTTGATTAGTGCTCTCGTTGTTGCCGAAGGAGGTACGACAGGAGGGTTCTGATTGTTGGTTCTTGTTGGTACCTTGGTTAGTTCGAAAAGAAAGGAATAGTTGCGTGTTTGATAGGTTTTGCAACGATGTCAGATGATGCAAGTCTTTGGGCTGCGGCAGATTTCATAGGTTAACTTCACTTTTCGTTTGTTGGTCGCAAAGTGTGACCATGTAATTACAACTTCAGTCTCCCTAGCATTTGTTTTCTATGTTCTTTTGTGTTTCTCCTTCAGTTGGGCGAGTCATGGCTTGCCTCGTATACCCATGTTGcaccctcttaatgaaaaaatGTGCTCCTTGAGGGTGGTCGCAAAAAATGGAAGATGAATACACGCAACAAAATGTAAACAACCAATATAATTTTATCAATGTGGTTTGTTTGTATAGATAAACCAAACAACAAGACACTACATATATTGATGTTGGCTTAAGTTGTGTTGCATAAGGATAAATAGAGATAAAGGCTAATGCAAACAACCAATAAAGACCTATAGGCTCGAGCC encodes:
- the LOC8063887 gene encoding transcription factor RF2a, producing MNKDKAPMPGDGGPSDGLPPQSTRRAGAPPSSSTPPPEYDISRMPDFPTRSTGHRRAHSEILGLPDDLDLSAPGGGDGPSLSDENDEELFSMFLDVDKLNSSCGASSEAEAESSSAAGGGGEGAELGHAPRPRHQHSQSMDESMSIKAEQLVGAPGMEGMSSAEAKKAVSAAKLAELALVDPKRAKRIWANRQSAARSKERKMRYIAELERKVQTLQTEATTLSAQLALLQRDTTGLTTENSELKVRLQTMEQQVHLQDALNDTLKAEVQRLKVATGQVANGGGGMMNFGAMPRSFGGNQQMFHNNQAMQSMLATHQLQQLQLHSQPQQQSQHSQHQHQHQQLHSIQAQQQQQQLHSLQAQQLQQVARDLKMKAHLAGQGQWGDGKSGSSGS